In Anopheles gambiae chromosome 2, idAnoGambNW_F1_1, whole genome shotgun sequence, a single window of DNA contains:
- the LOC1269821 gene encoding clavesin-1: protein MTNKIDLNKAPEAYAPYSFDLPDKFKIMAQDELREDDDMRENALKQFREWIAKHPLIRKCRTDAPFLLRFLRTKKFSIPAATEMLEKYLTIRQVYPHWFFKLDINDPDLEAIIDSGYLFALPERDEHGRKIIFSNAGKFDTSRFTSAQLIKIHSMVLEALQDEEESQISGYIHVTDDSELNIGFLSIWSFTDIRNLAHCVQNSLPMRQKENHFVSLPSFANKLSEFILSVLSEKLRNRVFVHRGWDEAKTKINPKLLPKEYGGTVPMAECIAQFKKQLKERRDIVLALDEMEIEINKSTIPWADSTDADIASGVIGSFRKLEVD from the coding sequence ATGACCAATAAAATCGACCTCAACAAAGCCCCCGAAGCGTACGCACCGTACAGCTTCGACCTGCCGGACAAGTTCAAAATTATGGCCCAGGACGAGCTGCGCGAAGATGACGACATGCGGGAGAACGCCCTGAAGCAGTTCCGCGAGTGGATCGCCAAACATCCGCTGATCCGCAAGTGCCGCACGGACGCACCGTTCCTGTTGCGCTTTCTGCGCACGAAAAAGTTCTCCATCCCGGCCGCGACGGAGATGCTGGAGAAGTACCTGACCATCCGGCAGGTCTATCCGCACTGGTTCTTCAAGCTGGACATTAACGATCCCGACCTGGAGGCGATCATCGACAGTGGCTACTTGTTCGCGCTGCCCGAGCGTGACGAGCACGGGCGCAAGATCATCTTCTCCAATGCGGGCAAGTTCGATACGAGCCGGTTCACGTCGGCCCAGCTGATCAAGATCCACTCGATGGTGCTGGAGGCGCTGCAGGACGAGGAGGAGTCACAGATCTCGGGCTACATACACGTGACGGACGATTCCGAGCTCAACATTGGCTTCCTGAGCATCTGGTCGTTTACGGACATTCGCAACTTGGCGCACTGTGTGCAGAACTCGCTGCCGATGCGTCAGAAGGAGAACCACTTCGTCAGCCTGCCCTCGTTCGCGAACAAGCTGTCCGAGTTTATACTGTCCGTGCTGAGCGAGAAGCTGCGCAACCGGGTGTTTGTCCACCGGGGCTGGGATGAAGCAAAGACGAAGATCAATCCCAAGCTGCTGCCGAAGGAGTACGGCGGTACGGTGCCGATGGCGGAGTGTATTGCCCAGTTCAAGAAGCAGCTCAAAGAACGTCGTGATATTGTGCTGGCGCTGGACGAGATGGAGATCGAGATCAACAAGAGTACGATCCCGTGGGCTGACAGTACGGATGCGGACATTGCCAGTGGTGTCATCGGCAGCTTCCGCAAGCTGGAAGTTGACTAA